DNA from Coffea arabica cultivar ET-39 chromosome 10c, Coffea Arabica ET-39 HiFi, whole genome shotgun sequence:
tactaaatatatacataaattacaaaacacaaaaatacatctaaaaactctttcatgagctttcttgagagccaatattggtaatgcataactaaatctctaatttttcttattggttgagtaaatttttgtattggcataatattggttaatttttttttggtctacaaacacaaaaatcatcaaacatatttggatttaaatcacaagattataaaaaaagtttcaacttttaaagatgtattggcttatgatcgcatgttttattactcttttgcatgcattttgaatggattaaatatatatattgttgaaaaaattttggtttttatacgttttaagaactattatttgttcatgtttagttttaatattatagtcttgtaaatgttaaattagttttacaacttaatagttatagtaattatattaagaaaattaaggagtaataagtgagcTTGGACTAAACCCGATTAAGGTTCACAATCCGAATATTATGTGAGCTGAGTATGAACTTTACATTTACGAACCCGAAACTCATAGCCCGAAGCCTGAAAATGattcaaattaaatgagttgaACTTGAGCTCATTAAAGCCCGGCTCATTAGGCCTGATTGACAGGCCTAATAATGAAAGCTAGCAAGGGAATGACGTGCATAACTTGTAACCGTAACTAGACTTATTTGACAAGGACCGAATTTTGTTTGGCCTGCAACTCTGCAAGGCAGCAGCTATCAATGGGAATCAACCAAATTTGGCAACTGCATATTAAAACCTTAGaattctccccttttttttaaaaaaactttttctccttttttttttataacttatatGAGTACAAGATTAGATGATTACAAACTACAACTGAAACCCACAACAAGGGATCAATACAAATGAAGCATATCAAATCAATACTACATATACAAATAGTGAGAACAACAACTCATACggtaagaaaaataataaattaccTGTCAAAGTTTGAGATTCTAACTTTTGAACTCGGCAGCAAGGGTACCTTAAGGTGACCTTCTTCTTAAAGTATGGTACAATAGTGCTCCTAATGTAAGCTAATTATGCAGCGGTTACACCATTTCAGATTATGCAATTAGAATCATTTATTGGATGAAATCCCAAATTTTTCCAGAATTGCAGAAGCGTCTCGTCTGGACCGTCGTTTCTtggagtttttgtagaaaaatatattacagGCACGGCACACTCATAATTGATAAGTTTAATGTTTTAACCTTTTTGAGTCATGAAAACAGCCAATGCTAACACCTATCTTCGGATTATTATCCTATAAATTGTTGGGGTCTTGACTAACAATGGGCAATAGAACTATATAGTGTCTTTTCATGGACAACAAATTCAATTTTGTCTGCAGCCGTTTGTTTGCAGTCCTAGACAAGTGATAAAAATTAAATGGAAATTCGATGATGCTACTAGTACGTACAGTACTATTTTTCTCTCTGCGTGCCCCAGATGACTCATTCCCTCCCCAAACGTCTTTGACCGGTTGCATCCCTTAGCTGGTGCAGTATTTCGTTTCCTTCTCCATAAATAGTCCAGATTGCCGTCAGTTTACAAGTTCCCTGCAATTTGCAATATTCAAAATTGGCTTCTCTTGAATATATCTTCTTGCTATTGGCTCAATGTGGAATACGAGAATAGATGACTGAACCTAAATTCCTCATGCAAATTAAATCCTTGAATTGATTGGTATTGCCATAAGGAGTAGTATTAATTTTGGAAAGGAATAGGAAATTCGTCCTCATTTATTATGAGCTTTTGACTAGATGAAACCTTTTAAGTCAACAAACAATCAGTCTGCTGTTAATTTTTACAGCTTTGCAGCTGTCGCTGACAAAGTTGTTTCTTTGGTGACTCGTAAATTTCGAAAACTCGGTAGACAATcggcaaagctgaaaattttggtAGGGATTAAATTCTTATTTGTCTAATTCTTTGCCAAATACACGGTTCTTTAAGACCTAAACCTAGAAGCCAATTAAAGAACTCGTAATCTAGAAAAGTAAGAAGTTAGGACCAGATCAATCTTGCTCTACTATGGTTGAATTAATCTCAAGTTATATATTTAAATTTCCGGTTTCTGCACACCAAAAGCTTTAATATTTATGCCATAAAATGGGGTCATCTAGAATCATGAGAGGTTGGTACTTGGTACTCTCTAGCAtcccaaataaaaattaagatcTTAATTTGTCCAAAAATTGCATCTACCCTTTACTCATCTTTTAACTTTTAGAAGAATTTTTGTAACAAGTGTAGTTAATTTAACTTTACAAACACTTATATTTAGAGACTTACTAGATttaataacactttttttttctaaagacTTACTGTAACGAGCACTTATTAGACACGCCTCTTTTACAAATATATACTCCTATCATTTATACAGTCCcgccaattaaaaaaaaaatgcttgatTCATACTCGTTGCTCTCTTGCTCTAATATGGCTCAAGAAATAAAATTTACCAACAACTCTGATCTATCCTCCATAAAAAATGGGGTGATCAAGAATGGTAATCTCAAGAAGTAAAAAATTATCAAGAACTCTAATATTCACCCTATAAAGAATATGATGATCTAGAATGGTAAAAGGTTAGCGCTAGATCAAATATAGTTTTAATATAGTTTAATTACTCTGACGAATAAACGTTATCAAAATCATACACTTGTATATTGAAAGTCAGTAGTGCTTTTGTAACCCCAAAGAAATTCGAATTGGTCTCCACAAGGGACATGCTTTTGACTGAATGAACTACATGGGTCAAAAATGAATGAATATAATGCTATAATAACGTCAAGAAAGCTGCTGTCAGTGTATCTACTTTGGTGCTCGTGAGTTTGGTGCGActttaatataaataaatataaacgCGGGTTTCAGGTTATACAGCACTCAACACTTAAAAGTCGTGCTCAGAGCAGTGGATTGACTCTCGTAAGTTTCACCAAGAGCACGACTTATAAATCctgtcaaaaacaaaaaaaatcttttttttttagtccaCGCGACTTTAAATCCCCGCGTTCCTAAACGATGGTACTCCCTccatcccactttgatagtcctgtttcttttttcacacagtttaaaaaaaatagttaactttattgaaaaaataaatttagattgctattttcctaaaataccctcacattaaatagagtacaactttatgggaacttgaattgatagtaaaaaaagaatcgactctcattaaatgggataggttcatagtaacaacaacttacattgaataagggcattttaggaaaattaaaatacaactacattcttcaattggaaagtggactacaatttgtgacagacgaaaaaggaaaacaggactataCGGAGGGACTAGAAGAATTCCTGAAATCTAGGAGATGATTTTGTTTTTATCGATTGAATCTTATGTCGTTCAgtatacaatttttttaaaaagtagtcTGTTATATAAGAAAATTAATAAGAGCTATGATATACCATGAGAAATTTGAAACATATTGCACCGGGTGACTTTGTATTATTCTTAGGGTACTATATGTTGTTGGTTTAATATAAACATACTATTGATTTAATATGATGCAGCCGACAGTttattttgaattaattaaggaTGAGATACCCTCGTAACACAGTAAATTAAACtccaggatttttttttaataaaaattagtcAACCAAAATAATGATGGCAACCTTAGAGCAATtttacggaaaaaaaaaaattagctgaATCCAAATAAAACCGGGTGCTAGATTAGCTTTTCGAAAAATAAACCAGGTGCTGGAGCACTCGGAGGAAAGATAAGAGTGCTACACAAATCAAAGTAGGCATCACCGTTGAGGCCGTAGTTGATGCTACTATTGTACTCTAGCATAAtagtagtgtttttttttttttttctgtttttaataAAAAGCAAATTTCATTCGTCAATCAATTGATGGAAATCGTTCAACGCGATTAAATATGTTATGTATTAGAAACAACAGATCAAATCTATATGATTTAACAGATATAATAGaactgaaaaatttttgaaCTGATCTGAAGATTATAAAGTAGGAAAATATTGCGGAAACCCTTGATAAACAAATAAATGTGAACAAACAAATATGCGCGAACCAAAGTTTAACTCTGCCTGTGACTAGAAAGCTCCTTTGTCAAGAAATCAAGACCGGTTAAAAACCACGACAGCACCCACGCTGTATTAGTTGAGTCCCCATGTGATGTCAATAACGGGGCGGCCTCTATATAAACGTCCCTGCCACACTACAGACTTCAAGCGCATCAGCAAATATCAAGAAAACTGCAACAAAGTTGCAAACAAGAGACACTAGGCACTAGCGCCCCTTGATCAATTCATCTTTGTGAGAGGAAAAGACACTAGAGGAGAATCATCATGGCCTCGTCCATCGATGTTTTGATTACTAAGCTGAACAATTACATTGGTTTCATGGGTTTTATGGGAATAGGCATTGCCTTCCTCTTGTGTTTTGCTGTGTTTTTATTGGACTACCTGAGTTTTGCTGCAAAAAAGAAGATTAAGGATGAAACCCGGCTGAAGGAGGAAATTGAACCACGCATCAACAACTCTGTCACCGACGAGGGTCCTATTTCCCAAGGCAGGGCAGCTGGAGATCCCGAAATCATTATAGTTGGAGCTGGTGTAGCTGGTGCTGCTCTTGCTTGCTCTCTTGGGAAGGTAAACATTTCTCCACTTTCATATCTGCTTTGTGGATGAGTAATACTTGTAACAGAACTCGGTTAGATTTTGTTTCAAAGCCATGCCACAAATGTCGCTCTAGCCTTTTCAAATCTTTAACAAGATAAGAGGAGCCCGGGGTGAGAAGAAAGAAGGTGAATTCTTACTGAACCAACAACAAAGACTTTTAACCACTGAGCTATTTTCGTTTTCCGACAAATGTTGCTTCAGAATATATATTAGTACATGCACAAATGAATGGACATAGAAAATAATGAGcacctttcttctttctttgggatttcctaaaatttttgcaaaaatcTGTGTGGGTTTTGGGGGGGAAAAAAACACTTTTTATACTACTTCATCTCTTTCTGATTTGTTCTACTTTTGCTGTGACAAAATTGATTCCTGTCCATAATTTTTTCACCAGCTTGTTTGCTTAAAAGGAAGCAGATTAATTCTTATGGAACACCAAGAAGTTATAGAGAGAAACTTGTTGCTATGCACCGGATGTCGTTTAACGTGTGTTGTAAAAGGCAAAAATCAGAGTGCAACCAAGCACAGTTCTCCGGCCACTTCAACTAGCATGCAACATGGAATCCGGATTGCTTAACTGGCTTTTTAGCTTCTTGTTTATACCGTCCGAGATTTGTTTATCTCTTATATTATCTGTACTCGAATTAATTATAAACCTATGTAACCCGAAAAGAATATACGCAGGCCGGctttcttgcctttttttttttttgggttaattagCCACATAGGCACATACCATACTGTCTGTCGCATGCAAGATTATTCTAAAGATTGTCACCACATCTTACCGTTTTTCAGCCCTTTTGGAAGACAAAGTCACAAAGTGCATGCTTATAGTCAATTTCGTATTAACATGCTACAATATCTTGTCCTGCTTTACAGGATGGCCGTCGTGTACTTGTAATCGAGAGGGATTTGTCTGAGCCCGACAGAATTGTGGGTGAATTGCTTCAGCCAGGCGGCTATCTTAAGCTAGTTGAGCTTGGTCTTGAGGGTAATTAAGCATCAAAAGAACTTCAAAACTAATTGCTctgataaaaacaataaaagaaaatgatgttttatagaaTCGTATGTAAATTCAAGCTTCTTTCTACGATCAAGATGATGCTCATGACTTACTGAGCATATTCTTGCGATGACAGATTGTGTAGAAGGCATCGATGCTCAACGAGTTTACGGTTATGGGCTCTTCAAAGATGATAAAAGGACCAAAGTTTCGTACCCCTTGGAAAACTACCGTTCTGATGTTTCAGGAAGAAGTTTTCACAACGGCCGCTTCATTCAGAGGATGAGAGTAAAGGCAGCCAAAACGCCCAAGTATTTCTCTCCTTCCCTTTGCGTCTCAGATGCGCCTACTCAAATAGGATATAATAACGTTGGATTCTTCGAATATTGAAAAATTAGAACCATTTTACAATTTCGAACTTTGGTCTTGGTAAAACATTACTTAATTACTAGTGCTCGCTTTTTCACCCTTTTGCTTTAATTGGATTTTCTAGTGTAAGGCTGGAACAAGGGACGGTGACATCTTTGATTGAAGAGAACGGAACTGTCAAAGGTGTGAATTATAAGACTAAGGTGGGGAAACAAATTACAGCTGATGCTCCTCTTACCATTGTCTGTGATGGATGCTGTTCAAACCTGAGACGTTCTCTCTGCAACCCCAAGGTCATTGATCCTAACTATGTTAATGACTAAAATCCACAACCTAGGAATAAGCATTTTGATCAGTattgattttttcctttttgccaaTTGAACTAGTCTAATTCAGATTTTACTGCTGCAGGTGGATATCCCTTCTTCTTTTGTTGCCTTGGTCCTAAAGAACTGCCAGCTACCATACCCAAATCATGGACACGTCATCTTGGCAAACCCTTCACCCATTCTGATGTATCCCATCAGTAGCTTTGAGACTAGGTGCCTTGTGGATATTCCTGGTGGTCAGAAAGTCCCTTCCATTCCCAGTGGAGAAATGGCTCAATATTTGAAGACTGTGGTGCTTCCACAGCTCCCTCCCGAGGTCCATAGCGCATTCATATCAGCAATTGAGGAAGGAGACATCAAAGTAGCAACAAACAGAAGCATGCCAGCCACCCCTTGTTCCACCCCAGGTGCAATTTTGTTAGGGGATGCATTTAACATGAGGCATCCTTTAACAGGAGGAGGAATGACAGTGGCTTTGTCCGACATTGTTGTTCTTAGAAAGCTATTGAAGCCTCTGGACGATTTGAATGATGCTGCTGGACTGAACGAGTACCTTGAGGTCTTCTACAGCTTGCGCAAAGTGAGtacttgagaatttttctgtacGATCCAGTAGTATTGCTGGTTTTTAGTTCAATCACTTTTCATAAGCCTCATTTGCAGTGAAAACATAGAATAAACATGTTAAGACTGACAAAATTgattgttattttcttgcaGCCAGTGGCTTCTACCATCAATACTTTGGCTGGTGCATTATATAAAGTATTCACTGCATCAGATGATCAAGCAAGAGCAGAGTTGCGCCAAGCATGCTTCGATTACTTGAGCCTTGGAGGGGTTTTCTCAAATGGACCAGTGGCTCTGCTATCCGGTCTCAACCCAAAGCCATTGACCCTGGTGATGCATTTCTTTGCTGTGGCTATCTATGGCGTTGGCCGCCTtttacttccattcccttcACTCAAACGTGCATTTATTGGAGGAAAACTGATTATGGTACAAACCCATCTCTCAGAACTCTCTGCTGATGCATTTTAGCTAGTAATGTGCTATCATTAGTCTAAAATCATCtgcctgatttttttttttttcctttcaggaTGCAACGggtattattttcccaattgtGAAGGCTGAAGGAATCAAACAGATGGTGTTCCCTGTTTCCATTGACAGCATATTGTAGAGCTCTTAACTGAACAAGACAGTGAATTGTCTAAAACAATTCTTTCATTGTAAATTTTTGTGAATCATTTCCTTCATGCCTCCGGGGAAACCAAATTGTAGATGGCAAAGTTTGTTTCTTCTTGCTGTATACCAACCAGTAATTACAATACTCAGCTCTAGAGGATGCTAATGACGCATCACTCACTCTTTTTGTTTGTACAAACATAAGTCGTTTAACATGGATTACTTTTGTACTCTCACTTACTATCCATGAATGAAATAATCTAATTTCAGATCTTCCCCTGCCGTCTTTTAATTAGAATCTGGTCTTGCCTTAGTTTAATATCCTCAGACTACAAGCCCTCCTCCTCCTTCCTTTCTACTTTCTCTGTTactatgacaaagaaatgagaAGCAGGAAGTTGTTCATTGGcctccaaaaattaaaaagaacgCTAAAGAGTTGGAATCAACATATGAGcatcaaaaggagaaaaagaagtaTTTaccagaaaaataaagaaaacagaAGTAACAAGTATAATCCATCTACTGGTTTGATTGAGTATGTAAAGAACATGTTATGCTGTTTTATCATGACTCTAGCCATCAAAATCTATCTACTGGCTTATTAATTAGCTTTCTTTGATACGTAGTTGAAAATCTTAAAAGAACTTTAGCAGTttctttggatgattttgatgTTAAATGGTAAAGAAAGTTGGAACCAAGGGCCAAACTTGAACCAAATTTCTTGTTTAGAGggttaaaatgaaattttctattttcacttccaagccttcaattgaAATTCGTTTTCCAATATATTAATCCAAAGTTTGCAATAAAAGTTttctaaaaattaattaaacaggATTAAACTTTAGTACTATCTCTTACGCCCCACACTCCCCAGCTcaaataaataactaaaaaaataaacaatagaagaaacaaaaaaataatatactTTGTGAAGACAGCCAAAGGGGTCCTTTGTGGAAGAAGACTTGAGAAGCTGCTGCTCCGCCGCATAGCGGCAGAAGTAGACCCAATTACCACCGGAGAACGAAACCCTTTTGTGTATATAGCTTCCCAGACAGATTAGATTCGACTTTAATTCTTTCTCCAACCAAAAAATGGACACTGCAATGGGGGAAGCTGAAGCAGGTGAAATACTCCCGGAGAGGACAATAGACATGTCGGCGGCCTACGAACTGCTTCACAAAAGCAAAGCTTCTGTTGAAGAGATCGTCGCCCAGATGCTCTCCTTCAAGAAAGATTCTCAACCCAAATCTCAACTCCGCGAGCTTGTCACTCGGATTTTCCTCAACTTTGTTGCTCTCCGCCAGGTGTCTTCCTTTTCTCGCCCCTCTTCCTAGTTTCTACTACTATAATTGATGTGGGATTTTGAAATTTGAGCGGCaaagctgttttttttttttgggtaattgAGGGGTAAAGTTGTTGGATGAAAGGATTGGACCAGCCCCCATCAGgaaataggaaaagaaagaaaatggaaagttaaaaaaatttagCTATTTGGGGGCAACTTACACTATGTTGGGTGTGATTAATTTGGTTCTTTCTTGTATACTGGTATCTTTGAACTCTTCTCAGTGGCttattttgataattttacGGAGTAATTAAGTGGTAGAATTTTCTTCGTGAGAACTCTGAAAATCAAAGATTGTACATTGAATCAGTGGAGTGACATTATGTTGTGGACATAACACCTTTGGCTACATTGTCTACTGTACTGCTAATTCAAGTTGACAAGTTTTTgttttcccctttgttttacAATATTAATGTTTGTGGAGATGCTGTTTTAGATTTCTAAAGCAAcctcaccccccccccccccctctccttAAGAGGGTGGAGAATCACTTGGATATTTTGTTGAACAATTTTACTGTTTAATGGAGTTATTTTGCTTCTCCTAACAGGCAAATAGGTCCATCTTGATTGAAGAAGATCGTTTTAAAGCAGAAACAGAACGAGCTAAAGCACCCGTAGACTTCACGACCCTGCAGCTCCATAATTTGATGTATGAGAAAAATCACTATGTTAAAGCAATAAAGGCATGCAAAGACTTCAAGTCCAAGTATCCTGATATTGAACTTGTGCCAGAGGAAGAGTTCTTTAGAGATGCACCCGAGGATATAAAATCCTCTGTCATATCTAATGATACTGCTCACAATTTGATGCTCAAGAGGCTCAACTTTGAGCTGGTTCAGGTATGCTTGTCTGAAATATCTCTGCAGCTATGATATCATAAATCCTAAAATTGCAGATATGGGTCTAGCCTGAGCTAAAGTAGAAGTTACTTGTACATTTTCAATGCGCTTTCTTAACTATTATTGCCTCATCTAGGTACACTGTATTTGTACATTTTCAATGCGCTTTCTTAACTATTATTGCCTCATCCGGGTACACTGTATATCCACTTGTTTCATATAGTTTGAACattgattaaaattttttcgGATGATGCAAAAAATTTGAGAACCATACCTGATCCTTTTGTGAACTTCACTAGAATCCCCATAATGATTATGGACTTGTACTATCTAAACAATGTACTTGTTTGGCTTTTTACACGACTTTATGAATACTTGGCAATGTTTGATTGTAAAGTTCGTGCAGCTGTCATGAAAACTGTTCTTCAACATGGTTTTGTCTACGCATATTCAGTGTGGCAAATCTCTTATTCAGTTCATTTTCTTTCTGTGTTTTCTTTTGATAGTTTTAACTGTCGGATATTAAGCTAGCCAGCAAAAATTTCCAGTATTCATAGGAAAACAGTAGCCGCATGCCACTAATTATACACTCATCTGATTCTGTCCTTTGCTCATTTTTTTTCCGCAAGAGGATTGATTGTTAACTAATTGTTTGATGCACCAGCGGAAAGAACTCTGTAAACTTCGTGAAAGATTGGAACAACAAAAGAAAGCCCTCCAGGAGACCATTTCCAACAGGAAGAAATTCTTATCCAGTCTCCCCTCTCACCTCAAATCCCTGAAGAAGGCATCCTTGCCTGTCCAACACCAACTAGGTATTCTGCATACCAAGAAACTGAAGCAGCAGCAGTCAGCTGAGTTACTTCCACCTCCTCTGTATGTGGTTTACTCGCAGTTAGTTGCACAAAAGGATGCTTTTGGAGAGAATATTGATCTTGAGATTGTAGGAAGTTTGAAGGATGCTCAAGCATTTGCTCGTCAGAAAGCAACTAAAGACTCTGGTAACTAACTTCATGGTTTATGTCATACTTATCAAGTAGTCACTGTGGTGATCAGTTAAAATGATATTGCAATGTGTCAAACATAGCATTAAACAATTATGTCCCTTGGATTATCTCCAACACTGCCATTTATACTCTTGTGACTTTTTCTGATGTAACACTTGTTGGGCTTGAGGAATCCTTTGTgggaaaaatgcttttaaatgTTCATCAGAAGGACAAATGCTTTGGGCTATTGCTTGATCCTAATTGTAGCGCTTAGTGCACTGTTATTGACCTTTAGAGACATTGGTAAAGAGGAATTAAGTACAATTATCCTACGAGTTAATTTGATTCTTAACTTGATTTGAACTTTTATCCATTATTGTTTGTTATAGTGCCTTTGTGCCCTTTTTGATGGTTAATTGTAAGTGGTACAAATTTTCTGATCTAAAGCCTTTTGGCATACACCCCCATGCTTTTActaaaaagaagaacaaaaggaagaaagaaaaagataattgTTTGGATCCACATAATCCTTGGGAGTATGCCTCTTGTGGATTAAGTGTTGGTTCATCTCTTATGTAACTTGTTCTGGTGACCCAGGCATTTCTACCAACTTGGAGACCTCTAGGTTGGATGATGATGTACCTGatgaggaagatgatggacagAGAAGGAGAAAGCGACCAAGAAAGGTGGTGAGCAAGGACAATCTTGACCAAGCAGGACTATATCATAGTCATCCACTTAAACTTCTCCTTCATATACATGATGATGATGCTTCAGACTCGAACTCTCCCAAACTTATCTCTTTGAAGTTTGAATATTTAATGAAATTGAACATCGTGTGTGTTGGAATAGAAGGTTCACAAGAAGGACCAGAGAATAGCATCTTATGCAACTTATTTCCTGATGACTCTGGCCTTGAGCTTCCTCACCAGGTATGACATTTCTGTGCACGGTATGGAATTATTCTCAATGCATATGGATTTCACTTTCTGACTGGTAACATGTTCTGCATACTTAATAGTCGGCCAAACTTCGCTTGGGTGATTCTTTTAAGCTCGATCCAAAT
Protein-coding regions in this window:
- the LOC113714503 gene encoding THO complex subunit 5B-like, with amino-acid sequence MDTAMGEAEAGEILPERTIDMSAAYELLHKSKASVEEIVAQMLSFKKDSQPKSQLRELVTRIFLNFVALRQANRSILIEEDRFKAETERAKAPVDFTTLQLHNLMYEKNHYVKAIKACKDFKSKYPDIELVPEEEFFRDAPEDIKSSVISNDTAHNLMLKRLNFELVQRKELCKLRERLEQQKKALQETISNRKKFLSSLPSHLKSLKKASLPVQHQLGILHTKKLKQQQSAELLPPPLYVVYSQLVAQKDAFGENIDLEIVGSLKDAQAFARQKATKDSGISTNLETSRLDDDVPDEEDDGQRRRKRPRKVVSKDNLDQAGLYHSHPLKLLLHIHDDDASDSNSPKLISLKFEYLMKLNIVCVGIEGSQEGPENSILCNLFPDDSGLELPHQSAKLRLGDSFKLDPNRTSHPYKWAQHLAGIDFLPELSPLLTSHEASNEETAKHAAVLSGLSLYRQQNRVQTVVQRLRARKKAQLALAEQLDSLVKSKWPALTCGSVPWASHSPQCSLHDWSLIGSSPNHTPSLPVSDVEQVQGPDAEIGGKSGVSNRVVENLQEDGELPSLMSITAVINDVKLTPSKDSDLDLPRRLPLISKSILSPANKGKSPSFKRHDEDIDLILDSESELDEPAVVEPETDNAPVSRAIDMVESSWADCGIQVYRLTLLRTLNNGQKNFKLEAKIKIGMEYPLRPPLFALKLYCKLHEANYCEVDLSEWFNELRAMETEVNVHIIKSIPLDQENLVLAHQVHCLAMLFDFYMEDGDSSVKKRESTSVIDVGLCKPVSGALVARSFRGRDRRKMISWKDNICTPGYPY
- the LOC113713780 gene encoding squalene epoxidase 3 translates to MASSIDVLITKLNNYIGFMGFMGIGIAFLLCFAVFLLDYLSFAAKKKIKDETRLKEEIEPRINNSVTDEGPISQGRAAGDPEIIIVGAGVAGAALACSLGKDGRRVLVIERDLSEPDRIVGELLQPGGYLKLVELGLEDCVEGIDAQRVYGYGLFKDDKRTKVSYPLENYRSDVSGRSFHNGRFIQRMRVKAAKTPNVRLEQGTVTSLIEENGTVKGVNYKTKVGKQITADAPLTIVCDGCCSNLRRSLCNPKVDIPSSFVALVLKNCQLPYPNHGHVILANPSPILMYPISSFETRCLVDIPGGQKVPSIPSGEMAQYLKTVVLPQLPPEVHSAFISAIEEGDIKVATNRSMPATPCSTPGAILLGDAFNMRHPLTGGGMTVALSDIVVLRKLLKPLDDLNDAAGLNEYLEVFYSLRKPVASTINTLAGALYKVFTASDDQARAELRQACFDYLSLGGVFSNGPVALLSGLNPKPLTLVMHFFAVAIYGVGRLLLPFPSLKRAFIGGKLIMDATGIIFPIVKAEGIKQMVFPVSIDSIL